AAGGTCGCGCCGTTCAGTGTTGGCTCCTGGCAGTGGCCATAATAACCCCAAGCAAGAGACAGAGCAGGGGGTGCTGCCAGTCAGAGCAGAGCAGGGTAGACTCTTGCATCCCAATCCGGAACTCGTGTAAAAACCATCCACTAATTCTCCAACACAGAAAGAAATACCTTAGCATAAACTGTAACAGGGTGACAATATAATCTGTAAACATATACTTCCAGAAATTAATATATCTCAATTATATAAGGGCTGTGCATTGAGCAAATGATCGGTTGacacttaaaaaaaatattccattgggaattttttttcatACAATTATCTGGCCTCCAGTTTTTGGTACCTGGATGAATCAAGTTCTGATGATCATCCTTAGCGATTATACTATGCATATTATTCAGCAGGGAGCAATGTAACCTCACTGGGAGGTCGGAGGTCGGCGACACCACTTGTATCTCGTCGCTGGGGTTTGCGGAGTCGGATGCCACCGTCACCACGGTCCCCGCCGCTCGCCGACCGGGAGTTAGAATCCTTTTCCCCCGGGAACGCTGGCCGACTCAGCAGGGAATGTCGACGGAGCACAGGCGGGAAGGAGTAAGGAGGGAGGTTGGGCCGTCACTTGATGGAGATACAACGTTCCCAAGCAGGCTCGACAACACTAGCGGCTGGAGTGGCATCCATTGAGACTTGGGTGCTCCCCTGTTCATTTGCACCCCGGGTCGGCCGGCCGTCTGTCTAATCCTGAGGATTCCCCCACTCATCCAAAACAGAACTCCATCCAACAAATCCACGGATTTCCCCAAGCCCACAGTAGCAGTCGTTGTAATTTCAAAAAGAAACGTcacatttttttgtttgtttttcgtttaatgttgatttttttgttgttggtcCCTATGGGTCGATGGCAGTGTTAGAATGTCTTTGCCTTTCTCATtgactggggggggaggggtggtgggggggtatgGGGTGGGGAGCAGgctcgggggggtgggggggttggggtctCAGCGGACGACGAGGACCAGAGCCAGGAGGAGGGTGAGCCAGCCGGGGGCGGAGGTTGGCCTCAGTGCCCTCCCCGAGGGCTGCTGGATGCCGGGAGGTAGCTCCAAGCGGGTGCGGCGGGTGCACTTAATCCGCGACTTGTGCCGGGTGGGGTAGGGGCGGTGGGTCTGCTCCTTCTGGCTGGCGTCGGGCAGGTAATCGTTGCCCCACACCCCGTCCGCGTGCTCCCCGGCCGGCTCCTTGGGCGCCCCCTCCCCCAGGTAGTTCTTGGCCGAATCGTCGCGCTGCCCGGTGCCATTCTGCCCCTTGGCCAGGGTGTTGCTGCCCCTTGAGGGGTGACCCCCTCCCGGCCTGTCCTTGCCCGAGTGGTGAGGGTGCTGCTTGGGGTTGGTCCGGATCTGGTTGAGGGAGTCGTGGCCTGTGCAGTTCTTGAAGAGCTGGGCGGAGAGGACCTTCAGGTCCTTGCCCTGTACATCCCTGGGTGAGTCGCAGACCACGCTGGAGCTCGACCCTCTGAACCGTAGCAGCCATTCCCACAGAGAGCGAGCCTTGCAGCTACATTCCCACGGATTCCCGTTCAGCCGGAGATACTGCAACGATCCAAGCTCCGCCAAACATTCGCCCGGCAGTAAACTCAGGCTGTTATTGAACAAATACAAAATGGTCAGCCTCCGAAGATCATGGAAAGCCTGCTTATTAACCCAATGAAGCCTGTTCTGGTGGAGCAAGAGGCGGTCGAGGTTCACCAGCCCTCTGAAGGTGTTCTGGGACAAACTCAACAACTTATTCCCATGCAGGAAGAGCTGGGTCAGGTTCACGAGCTCCAAGAACAGGTCATCCTGAAGATACTCAATGTGGTTATCCTGGAGATAAAGGTACTGTAAGTTGTGGAGTCCTTCGAAAATCCCATTGGGCAAGAAGGTCAGgccacagcggtagaggtgcAAGGAGTGCAGcttctccaagccgctgaaggTGTCGGCATCCAGGAACCTCAGGTAGCGATTGTCTCCGAGGTCAAGCTCTTCCAAGAGGCCGAAGCCCTGGAAGGCCTCGGGGTCGATGAAGGTGATGTTATTCGAGTACAACCATAGGGTGACCGTGGATGGGCTGAAGTTGTTCCTCAGCAGGAGCGTGATCCTGTTGTTCTGCAGGAATATCCTCTCGCTGTTGGCCGGTATTCCTTCCGGGATGGTGGTGAACCCGTGCGATTGGCAGGTGATGGTCATCGGCGACGGGTAGCAGACGCAGTGGCGGGGGCAGGAGAGCGAGACGTGAAGCTCCAGCCCCAGTAGCACCAGGAACAGTTCCAGGTTGCACCCTGAAACACGAGAGGAGACACAGTGTTACTTCTACACCCTTCAATCTCAtgtaaaagtcaagtcaagtcacatttatttatatagcacatttaaaaaacaactctcgttggccaaagtgctttacatttgttataagaatagtataaacaaacaaactacatacatatagaaacatagaaacatagaaattaggtgcaggagtaggccattcggcccttcgaacctgcaccgccattcaatatgatcatggctgatcatccaactcagtatcctgtacctgccttctctccataccccctgatccctttagccacaagggccacatctaactccctcttaaatatagccaataaactggcctcaactaccctctgtggcagagaattccacagattcaccactctctgtgtgaaaattttttttctcatctcagtcctaaaagatttcccctttatccttaaactgtgaccccttgttctggacttccccaacatcgggaacaatcttcctgcatctagcctgtccaaccccttaagaattttgtaagtttctataagatcccccctcagtcttctaaattctagcgagtacaagccgtatacatatagccctcgctcagtggacgtcaggaaaggcttgggagtatagataagattttagtctcgacttaaaggagtcgatggagggggcagttctgatgggaaaggggatgctgttccacagtctaggggctgcaaccgcaaaggcggggtcgcccctaagcttatgcctagaccgtgggatattcagcaaccccaagtcggccgatctgagggacctggaggtggagtggtgggtgagatgatttttaatgtaggagggggcaagcccattgagggctttgtagacatagaggagggtcttgaaatgtatacggaaccgcacagggagccagtggagagaggccaggatcggggtgatgtggtccctttttcgggtgcccgtcaggagtctcgctgcgacgttttggaccagttgcaggcggtacagggaagattggctgatgccagtgaaaGCATTTGGTTACAGACTTAAAGGGCCTGCCCAACTTTCACGACCTCATTCACCAcccctgccgagtttgcccttgactcgtactcgcagcatggtcgtcacgaggtcgtaggtaggtcgtgatgctggtcgtaggtactcgtggcatcaagtaggtcggggcgtttttctagtctgatgaaaaatgtccacgagtaaaaaaggttgtgaattaggtcgtgaaagtgggacagggccttgaaACAATACAGGGGGAAATACATATTATTTCAAAATTATGGTGTGAAACTAAAAATAAGGACTCATAgactcacacagcatggaaacaggcccttcagcccaatttatcccatctacacaagtcacacctgcctgcgtttgtcccaaatcccctctaaacccatcctattcatgcatctgtacaaatatttgttttaagcgatgtgatagtacctgcctcaactacctcctctggcattttgttccatacacccaccattctttgtgtaaaaaaaagttgcccctcaggttcctattaaatctttcccaccccaaccttaagcctatgtcggaggtggacaaaagtgctggagaaactcagcgggtgcggcagcatctatggagcgaaggaaataggcaacgtttcgggccgaaacattgcctatttccttcgctccatagatgctgccgcacccgctgagtttctccagcacttttgtctaccttcgactttccagcatctgcagttccttcttaaacattttgcttAAACCCACGTCTTCGGGTttgtgattcctctactctgggtaaaagactgtgtttgtttacccaatctattcatttcatgatcttatacacctctataggattacCTCTCATCCACAGTTGTACTTCATCTGACATTTATCTCATGGACCAGGTATAGTTTACAACTCAAcaatatgaacaatgaattctccaatttcacgtAACCCCctaacaaacccccccccccccctctccccctcccctttcttcctcgcccccccccccccccccc
Above is a genomic segment from Amblyraja radiata isolate CabotCenter1 chromosome 28, sAmbRad1.1.pri, whole genome shotgun sequence containing:
- the rtn4rl1 gene encoding reticulon-4 receptor-like 1 isoform X1; amino-acid sequence: MSRKGCNLELFLVLLGLELHVSLSCPRHCVCYPSPMTITCQSHGFTTIPEGIPANSERIFLQNNRITLLLRNNFSPSTVTLWLYSNNITFIDPEAFQGFGLLEELDLGDNRYLRFLDADTFSGLEKLHSLHLYRCGLTFLPNGIFEGLHNLQYLYLQDNHIEYLQDDLFLELVNLTQLFLHGNKLLSLSQNTFRGLVNLDRLLLHQNRLHWVNKQAFHDLRRLTILYLFNNSLSLLPGECLAELGSLQYLRLNGNPWECSCKARSLWEWLLRFRGSSSSVVCDSPRDVQGKDLKVLSAQLFKNCTGHDSLNQIRTNPKQHPHHSGKDRPGGGHPSRGSNTLAKGQNGTGQRDDSAKNYLGEGAPKEPAGEHADGVWGNDYLPDASQKEQTHRPYPTRHKSRIKCTRRTRLELPPGIQQPSGRALRPTSAPGWLTLLLALVLVVR
- the rtn4rl1 gene encoding reticulon-4 receptor-like 1 isoform X2, which produces MGRGCNLELFLVLLGLELHVSLSCPRHCVCYPSPMTITCQSHGFTTIPEGIPANSERIFLQNNRITLLLRNNFSPSTVTLWLYSNNITFIDPEAFQGFGLLEELDLGDNRYLRFLDADTFSGLEKLHSLHLYRCGLTFLPNGIFEGLHNLQYLYLQDNHIEYLQDDLFLELVNLTQLFLHGNKLLSLSQNTFRGLVNLDRLLLHQNRLHWVNKQAFHDLRRLTILYLFNNSLSLLPGECLAELGSLQYLRLNGNPWECSCKARSLWEWLLRFRGSSSSVVCDSPRDVQGKDLKVLSAQLFKNCTGHDSLNQIRTNPKQHPHHSGKDRPGGGHPSRGSNTLAKGQNGTGQRDDSAKNYLGEGAPKEPAGEHADGVWGNDYLPDASQKEQTHRPYPTRHKSRIKCTRRTRLELPPGIQQPSGRALRPTSAPGWLTLLLALVLVVR